The proteins below come from a single Chryseobacterium bernardetii genomic window:
- a CDS encoding PspC family transcriptional regulator, which translates to MLSNIRHKMEREWFGVLTRTGAKLGIPVSKLRIFFIYSTFATAGFFFLIYLGLAFTLWIKDIFITRRPSVFDL; encoded by the coding sequence ATGCTAAGTAATATCCGCCATAAAATGGAAAGAGAATGGTTTGGTGTACTGACGAGAACAGGTGCCAAGCTGGGAATTCCAGTTTCCAAATTAAGGATCTTCTTTATTTATTCTACTTTTGCTACAGCCGGTTTTTTCTTTCTGATCTATCTGGGTTTGGCATTCACTTTGTGGATTAAAGATATTTTTATCACAAGAAGACCAAGTGTCTTTGATTTATAA
- a CDS encoding GNAT family N-acetyltransferase, giving the protein MEFLPITSAEDYRIQEIYTSYTNTFPVDEQRGKEQFLDLFSNPKVKFMSILHDSESIGYLILWELSSFVFVEHFEVFEAFRSKKLGSNIMQHLLENYPRIILEIEPEDLNDDAKRRYSFYQRNSFSLIDTTHIQPSYGEGKQSLNLWLLANYSPENVEELKTEICDIVYH; this is encoded by the coding sequence ATGGAATTTTTACCAATTACTTCTGCTGAAGATTATAGAATTCAGGAAATCTATACTTCTTATACCAATACCTTTCCTGTAGACGAGCAACGAGGTAAAGAACAGTTTCTGGATTTATTTTCCAATCCGAAAGTAAAATTTATGTCTATACTTCATGATTCCGAATCAATAGGCTACCTCATCTTATGGGAACTGAGCTCATTTGTTTTTGTAGAACATTTTGAAGTATTTGAGGCATTCAGAAGCAAGAAACTAGGATCCAATATCATGCAGCACCTATTGGAAAACTATCCGAGAATTATTCTGGAAATTGAACCTGAAGACCTGAATGATGATGCTAAAAGACGCTATTCTTTCTACCAAAGAAATAGCTTCAGTCTGATTGATACTACCCATATACAGCCAAGTTATGGAGAAGGAAAACAGTCTCTAAACTTATGGTTATTGGCCAATTATTCTCCTGAAAATGTAGAGGAGCTTAAAACTGAAATCTGTGATATTGTTTATCATTAA
- a CDS encoding peptidase associated/transthyretin-like domain-containing protein, which translates to MNYNFTNIIITYWEKGFLFLILLCTSLLFSQQTVSGRIIDENGESLSAVTIVNINTDKKVYSNSQGMFAIEANPNDELRFVKQDFRRVSRRVLADGVNAQLLITLFQIPKDVGEVKIVKKLSGDLEQDSRIVAKVDKGEQVKQAVGLPEPVGKMREKPAEVKSILLPILLGNLNVQGVYDLISGKARRQKRQYRYDDLQEHITWVRSRVEDDYFVKAGIPADKISEFIEFSFSAKPQVRTYVKARNLSGVLLRMEEVIPVFIERLNNRHK; encoded by the coding sequence TTGAACTATAATTTCACAAATATCATCATTACATACTGGGAAAAAGGATTTCTTTTCCTTATACTTTTGTGCACCAGCCTCTTGTTTTCCCAACAGACGGTATCCGGAAGAATTATTGATGAAAATGGGGAAAGTTTAAGTGCTGTAACCATTGTTAATATAAATACGGATAAAAAAGTATACTCCAACTCTCAGGGAATGTTTGCCATTGAGGCCAATCCTAATGATGAACTGAGGTTTGTAAAACAAGATTTCAGGAGAGTTTCCAGACGGGTTCTTGCAGATGGGGTTAACGCTCAATTGCTGATAACTCTTTTTCAGATTCCCAAAGATGTTGGAGAAGTGAAAATTGTAAAGAAGTTATCCGGGGATCTGGAACAGGATTCCAGAATTGTAGCGAAGGTGGATAAAGGAGAACAGGTAAAGCAGGCTGTTGGTCTTCCGGAACCTGTGGGGAAAATGAGGGAGAAGCCTGCTGAAGTGAAAAGTATTCTTTTACCTATACTGCTTGGAAATCTTAATGTACAGGGAGTTTATGATCTGATAAGCGGGAAGGCAAGGAGGCAGAAAAGACAATACAGATATGACGACCTGCAGGAACATATTACCTGGGTTAGAAGCAGGGTAGAAGATGATTATTTTGTAAAAGCTGGAATTCCGGCAGATAAAATTTCAGAATTCATTGAATTTTCATTTTCAGCAAAACCTCAGGTTAGAACATATGTGAAAGCCAGAAATCTGTCAGGTGTCCTATTGAGAATGGAAGAAGTTATCCCGGTTTTTATTGAAAGATTAAATAACAGGCACAAATAA
- a CDS encoding SIMPL domain-containing protein, with product MNKNIIAVAVGALGFVLGLGFLGNAIKNRNKSENTISVTGLGTKQFTSDLITWSGSFSKNNPDLKSAYDELALDRKVINDYLISKGIKQNEIVFSSVDIQKQFRSYNDSNGNYVQGEFSGYNLTQSVSIESKEVGKIENLSRNITEIINRGIEFTSSSPSYFYTKLATVKQEMIASATKDAKERAEKIAENSGSSLGNLKKATMGVIQITAPNSNEDYSYGGTFNTSSKEKEASITIKLEYEVN from the coding sequence ATGAATAAGAATATTATTGCGGTGGCGGTAGGAGCTTTGGGATTTGTTCTGGGCCTCGGTTTTTTAGGAAATGCAATCAAAAACAGAAATAAATCTGAAAATACGATCTCTGTAACAGGCTTGGGAACCAAGCAATTTACGTCTGACCTGATTACCTGGTCCGGCAGTTTTTCAAAGAATAATCCGGATCTGAAATCAGCTTATGATGAATTGGCTTTGGATAGAAAGGTGATTAATGATTATCTGATTTCAAAAGGAATAAAACAAAACGAGATTGTATTTTCTTCCGTAGATATTCAGAAGCAGTTCAGAAGTTATAATGATTCCAATGGAAACTATGTGCAGGGGGAATTTTCCGGTTATAATCTTACTCAAAGTGTATCTATAGAAAGTAAGGAAGTAGGTAAAATTGAAAACTTATCAAGAAATATCACTGAAATTATCAACCGTGGAATTGAATTTACTTCTTCTTCTCCTTCCTATTTTTATACAAAACTGGCTACGGTAAAACAGGAAATGATCGCCAGTGCAACAAAAGATGCTAAAGAAAGAGCTGAAAAAATTGCTGAAAACTCCGGTAGCAGCTTAGGGAATCTTAAAAAGGCAACAATGGGTGTTATTCAGATCACGGCTCCCAACTCAAACGAAGATTATTCCTACGGCGGGACATTCAATACTTCTTCTAAAGAAAAAGAAGCAAGCATCACTATAAAATTAGAATACGAAGTAAATTAA
- a CDS encoding DUF2851 family protein encodes MTEKLLQYLWNYKVFKYFDFKDIEGNPVEIIQFGKWNKDAGPDFLDSKIKINGLVLAGNIELHIRSSDWIFHNHSQDPNYQNIILHVVFQHDIEISQLSDQKVPTLELKHYIDENIIWKYERLINGNQFIACESIFSKDKIPVNFHEGNILKKLEEKSAEFEQSLVLYKNNFETVLFHSLSYSFGLKVNAYIFRQIAESVDYGIINKIRQNPLQLEALLFGISGWLTSPEDGQMKIWKREFDFLKAKFKLSDLIFHPKFLRLRPPNFPTIRLSQLADLYRQQNLFSKIMEAEHIDELYNIFKSVKASEYWDCHFNFGTISKVQPKTLTKGFIDLIILNTILPLKYVYHKYHSEEIVDKIIDLYQNIPAEKNSLIQSWKDLGISVTNAMESQSLIYHYKNSCDEKNCLTCSIGFKLLKES; translated from the coding sequence ATGACGGAAAAATTACTTCAATATCTTTGGAACTATAAGGTTTTCAAATATTTTGACTTCAAGGATATTGAAGGAAATCCCGTTGAGATCATACAATTCGGAAAATGGAACAAAGATGCCGGCCCGGATTTCCTAGATTCAAAAATCAAAATCAACGGTTTGGTTCTCGCCGGAAATATAGAACTGCACATCCGTTCTTCGGACTGGATTTTCCATAATCACTCCCAGGATCCGAATTACCAGAATATTATTCTTCACGTTGTTTTTCAGCATGACATTGAAATTAGCCAACTCTCGGATCAGAAAGTTCCCACTCTTGAACTTAAACATTATATTGACGAAAATATAATCTGGAAATATGAAAGATTAATTAATGGCAATCAGTTTATTGCCTGTGAGAGTATTTTTAGCAAAGATAAAATTCCGGTAAATTTTCATGAAGGAAATATTCTGAAAAAACTGGAAGAAAAATCTGCTGAATTTGAGCAAAGTTTAGTTCTTTATAAAAATAATTTTGAAACTGTTTTATTCCACAGTCTTTCTTATTCTTTCGGGCTAAAAGTGAATGCCTATATCTTCAGACAGATTGCAGAAAGTGTGGATTATGGTATTATCAACAAGATCCGTCAGAATCCTCTGCAACTTGAAGCACTGTTGTTCGGAATCTCAGGATGGCTTACTAGCCCTGAAGATGGACAAATGAAAATATGGAAACGGGAATTTGATTTTCTTAAAGCAAAATTTAAACTTTCGGATCTGATATTTCATCCTAAATTTTTAAGATTACGCCCACCAAATTTTCCGACAATACGTTTGTCTCAGCTGGCTGATCTCTACCGGCAACAAAATCTATTTTCAAAAATTATGGAAGCAGAGCATATTGATGAACTGTATAATATTTTTAAATCTGTAAAAGCTTCTGAATACTGGGATTGTCATTTTAATTTCGGAACAATTTCCAAAGTACAGCCTAAAACGTTAACAAAGGGTTTTATTGATCTCATTATTCTGAATACCATTCTTCCTTTAAAGTATGTTTATCATAAATACCACAGTGAAGAAATTGTAGATAAGATTATAGACCTTTATCAGAATATTCCTGCTGAAAAAAATTCTTTAATACAGAGCTGGAAAGATCTTGGAATATCTGTCACCAACGCCATGGAAAGCCAGAGTCTGATTTATCACTATAAAAATTCATGTGACGAAAAAAATTGCTTAACTTGCAGTATTGGATTTAAACTTTTAAAAGAATCTTGA
- the bshA gene encoding N-acetyl-alpha-D-glucosaminyl L-malate synthase BshA, with product MKIGILCYPTYGGSGIVATELGMSLANKGYEVHFISSALPARLDITNPNIFFHRVNVQTYPLFQYQPYDIALSSMIYRVVNLYKLDLLHAHYAIPYAYAAFTAKQMLQEDNNDIPLVTTLHGTDITLVGQHPSYKHAVEFSINRSDAITSVSESLKKDTLQFFNIKKEIQVITNFIDNSEFDDCTECQRTQFANPDEKILIHVSNLRPVKRVDEVLQIFKNVEKKVKSKLIIIGEGPDMEKINQFLEENPDLISKIRLLGKVNDLYKILQLSDVFLLPSEQESFGLAALEAMAAYTPVISSNAGGIPEVNIQGETGYLAEIGNVEAMSNYTIKLLSNEELLAKMKKNAKEQAIKFDLKNILPIYEKMYRTTIENFKKELTKV from the coding sequence ATGAAAATAGGCATACTTTGCTATCCTACCTATGGTGGAAGCGGAATTGTAGCAACAGAACTGGGGATGTCCCTTGCCAATAAAGGATATGAAGTACACTTCATCAGCTCTGCCCTTCCTGCAAGATTAGACATTACCAATCCGAATATTTTTTTTCACAGAGTAAATGTTCAAACCTATCCGCTTTTCCAATATCAGCCTTATGATATTGCGTTGAGCTCTATGATCTACAGGGTTGTTAATCTTTATAAGCTGGACCTGCTACATGCTCATTATGCCATTCCTTATGCATATGCAGCATTTACCGCTAAGCAGATGTTACAGGAAGACAATAATGATATTCCTTTGGTAACGACTCTTCACGGGACAGATATTACCCTTGTAGGTCAGCATCCGAGTTATAAACATGCAGTGGAATTTTCTATCAATCGGTCAGATGCCATTACTTCGGTTTCTGAAAGCCTGAAAAAGGATACCCTTCAGTTCTTTAATATCAAAAAAGAAATCCAGGTGATTACCAACTTTATTGATAATTCTGAATTTGATGATTGTACGGAATGCCAGAGAACCCAGTTTGCCAATCCTGATGAAAAAATTCTGATCCATGTATCGAATCTTCGTCCTGTAAAACGTGTGGATGAGGTGTTGCAAATCTTTAAAAATGTTGAGAAAAAGGTAAAATCCAAGCTTATCATCATTGGTGAAGGTCCAGATATGGAAAAGATAAATCAGTTCCTTGAAGAAAACCCGGATCTTATTTCAAAAATCCGTCTTCTGGGGAAAGTAAATGACCTTTATAAGATCCTTCAGCTTTCTGATGTATTTTTACTTCCTTCGGAACAGGAAAGCTTTGGTCTGGCAGCATTGGAAGCAATGGCAGCTTATACTCCGGTTATCAGCTCAAATGCTGGCGGGATTCCTGAAGTAAATATTCAGGGAGAAACAGGATATTTAGCAGAAATTGGAAATGTAGAAGCTATGAGCAACTATACGATCAAGCTATTAAGCAATGAAGAACTTTTAGCCAAAATGAAAAAAAATGCGAAAGAACAGGCTATAAAATTCGATTTAAAAAATATTCTTCCTATATATGAGAAAATGTATAGAACAACTATAGAAAATTTTAAAAAAGAGTTGACAAAAGTATAA